Proteins encoded in a region of the Prunus persica cultivar Lovell chromosome G4, Prunus_persica_NCBIv2, whole genome shotgun sequence genome:
- the LOC18779609 gene encoding proteasome-associated protein ECM29 homolog isoform X2, protein MAETSSSSSSTKSDEEKVEMLDRLLTRLALCDDSKLQPLLSKLLPFTVSSLSSNSSAVRNKVLEILSHVNKRVKHQPEIALPLSELWNIYSEANAASMVRNFCILYIEMAMDRADTKEKENLAATLLSGVSKLPLQHHEIILRLATKVMGECHSSGVNDEVAAKYKTICYSQDRKLFLEFCLHTILYQQSSQRECPPGLSIAQTHSVTGKQPLKSDILLTRKLGILNVIEAMELAPELVYPLYVAASVDCQEPVVKRGEELLKKKAAGANLDDSDLINTLFLLFNGTAGAQNVAPESRVTPANPALKAKLVSIFCRSITAANSFPSTLQCIFGCIYGSDTTSRLKQLGMEFTVWVFKHSKIDQLKLMGPVILSGILKSLDTVSSSESDVTVRDSKTFAYQAIGLLSQRMPQLFRDKIDMAVRLFDALKVETQHFRLSIQEATNSLATAYKGAPSTVLKDLETLLLKNSQEEQSEVRFCVMRWATSLFDLQHCPSRFICMLGAADTKLDIREIALEGLLLVKDDGQSMSQKQDLVYPKLGVMLDFILSQQPNLLESAEMREQKLHFPSKTYLVMIEFLLKCFESELEQNISIKGLSDFQSSVEALCLLLEHAMAFEGSVELHARASKALIAIGSCMPKLIASRYAQKVSWLKQLLSHVDLDTREAAARLLGFASSALAMAESSALISELIASVSGRHKLRFEAQHGALCAVGYVTADCMSRTPAIPDTLFQSTLKCLVDVANSETAALASVAIQALGHIGLIVPLPSLIIDSNSVDILTVLHEKLRKLLSGDDTKAIQKIVISIGHMCVKETSSSRLNIALDLSFSLCRSKVEDVLFAVGEALSFLWGGVPVTADLILKANYSLSMASNFLMGDVNSSLSKNSHIETNEAEEDRYAMVRDAITKKLFDDLLYSTRKEERCAGTVWLLSITMYCGHNPAVQKMLPDIQEAFSHLLGEQNELTQELASQGMSIVYELGDASMKENLVHALVNSLTGSGKRKRAIKLVEDSEVFQEGVIGEGLSGGKLSTYKELCNVANEMGQPDLIYKFMDLANYQASLNSKRGAAFGFSKIAKQAGDALKPHLRSLIPRLVRYQYDPDKNVQDAMAHIWKSLVADSKKTIDENLDLIVDDLLIQCGSRLWRSRESSCLALADIIQGRKFDQVAKHLRKLWSAAFRAMDDIKETVRNSGDKLCRALTSLTVRLSDVSLTGVSEARQTMDIVLPFLLTEGILSKVDSIRKASIGIVMKLAKGAGIAIRPHLSDLVCCMLESLSSLEDQGLNYVELHAANVGIQTEKLENLRISIAKGSPMWETLDLCIKVVDSEALDQLVPRLAQLVRSGVGLNTRVGIASFITLLVQKVGVEIKPYTSRLLRLLFPVVKDEKSAASKRAFASACAIVLKHAAPTQAEMLIDDSAALHNGDKNAQVSCAILLKSYSSMASDVVSGYLAAIIPVIFISRFEDDKFVSGLFEELWEEHTSSERVALQLYLEEIVSLICEGIGSSSWASKKRSAQAISKLSEVLGESLSSHYHVLLQSLMKEIPGRLWEGKDALLHAIAALSVSCHKAISSDDPATMNEILSVVSSACTKKAKKYREAALSCLEQVVKAFGNQEFFNVVFPLLYEMFTSGTLTQSGKATLVVDAAKAEEDQVEKFSVPHNKVLDCMTACIHVAHINDIVGQQKNLMHVFIATMSSGLPWTVKISALSSTKELCSRLQKVLDDSQESPANANIISLVQELFLSMPPQIVECISTVKVAQVHVSASESLLVIIKLYQKLRPIRFIDVQFKDELVHLYEVEKNGEAKSLLKKCIDTLENLKQESVQDDSMCMS, encoded by the exons ATGGCGGAAACATCATCGTCGTCGTCTTCAACAAAGTCGGATGAAGAAAAAGTAGAGATGCTGGACCGCTTGCTCACACGTCTGGCTCTCTGCGACGACTCCAAGCTCCAACCCTTACTTTCCAAGCTTCTCCCCTTCACTGtttcctctctttcttctaACTCCTCCGCCGTCCGCAACAAG GTTCTTGAGATATTGAGTCACGTGAACAAGAGAGTAAAGCATCAACCTGAGATTGCTTTACCCTTATCAGAGTTATGGAATATATATTCAGAAGCTAATGCTGCTTCAATGGTGAGGAATTTCTGCATCCTCTATATCGAGATGGCAATGGATCGTGCTGATACAAAG gaaaaagaaaatttggcaGCTACACTTCTGTCCGGTGTTTCCAAACTCCCTCTTCAGCACCACGAAATTATACTCAGACTCGCTACCAAG GTCATGGGTGAGTGTCACTCAAGTGGTGTAAATGATGAAGTTGCTGCAAAGTATAAAACGATATGTTATTCTCAGGACAGGAAGTTGTTTCTTGAATTTTGCCTTCATACAATTTTGTATCAACAATCATCTCAAAG AGAATGCCCACCTGGACTTTCGATTGCTCAAACCCACAGTGTTACAGGGAAACAACCATTGAAAAGTGATATACTTCTAACAAGAAAG TTAGGGATCTTGAATGTTATTGAGGCTATGGAGCTGGCCCCTGAGCTTGTTTATCCTCTATATGTGGCTGCCTCTGTAGACTG TCAAGAGCCTGTTGTTAAGAGAGGGGAAGAGCTTCTAAAGAAGAAGGCTGCTGGAGCCAACTTAGATGATTCAGACCTCATAAACAcactttttttgttatttaatg GTACTGCTGGAGCTCAAAATGTTGCTCCCGAATCTAGAGTCACTCCTGCAAATCCTGCTTTGAAAGCAAAACTTGTATCTATTTTCTGCCGGTCTATTACAGCAGCAAACAGTTTCCCTTCAACTTTGCAGTGCATTTTTGGTTGCATATATG GAAGTGATACCACATCAAGGTTGAAGCAGTTGGGAATGGAATTCACCGTCTGGGTGTTTAAACAT TCAAAGATTGATCAACTTAAACTCATGGGCCCTGTTATTCTGAGTGGAATTCTGAAGTCACTTGATACAGTTTCAAGTTCAGAATCAG ATGTTACTGTGAGGGACTCCAAAACTTTTGCTTATCAAGCAATTGGGTTGCTTTCACAGCGTATGCCTCAACTTTTCAG AGATAAGATTGACATGGCTGTGCGCCTTTTCGATGCACTGAAGGTGGAGACCCAGCATTTTCGCCTCAGTATTCAGGAAGCAACCAATTCCCTTGCCACTGCTTACAAG GGAGCTCCATCAACAGTGTTAAAGGATCTGGAGACACTTTTGCTGAAAAATTCTCAAGAG GAACAAAGCGAAGTACGATTCTGTGTAATGAGATGGGCGACTTCTTTATTTGATTTGCAACATTGTCCAAGTCGTTTTATTTGTATGCTTGGGGCAGCTGATACTAAATTGGATATAAG GGAGATAGCACTTGAAGGCCTTTTACTTGTTAAAGATGATGGGCAAAGTATGAGTCAGAAGCAGGATCTGGtttatccaaaacttggagtcATGCTAGATTTTATTCTTAGTCAGCAGCCAAACTTGTTAGAATCAGCTGAGATGAGGGAGCAGAAACttcattttccttcaaaaaCGTATCTAGTTATGATTGAATTTCTGTTGAAGTGCTTTGAGTCAGAATTGGAGCAAAACATTTCTATTAAAGGATTATCTGATTTTCAGTCTTCAGTAGAAGCACTGTGTTTACTTCTAGAACATGCTATGGCCTTTGAAGGGTCTGTCGAGTTGCATGCCAGGGCTTCCAAGGCTTTAATTGCAATTGGATCTTGTATGCCCAAG CTGATAGCTTCACGCTATGCACAAAAGGTTTCATGGCTAAAGCAATTACTGAGTCATGTTGACTTGGATACCCGTGAAGCTGCAGCACGTTTACTTGGGTTTGCTTCTTCTGCTCTTGCTATGGCTGAATCATCTGCTCTTATCTCTGAGCTAATTGCCTCAGTTAGTGGAAGGCATAAGCTAAG GTTTGAGGCTCAGCATGGAGCATTATGTGCAGTAGGATATGTAACTGCTGATTGTATGTCTCGAACACCTGCT ATCCCAGACACACTGTTTCAAAGTACACTAAAGTGCCTTGTTGATGTTGCTAATAGTGAGACTGCAGCACTAGCTTCAGTGGCGATCCAAGCCTTAGGTCATATTGGGCTGATTGTTCCATTGCCTTCACTTATTATTGATTCGAATTCAG TTGATATTCTGACGGTTCTACATGAGAAATTGAGAAAGCTACTCAGTGGTGATGATACTAAAGCAATTCAAAAAATTGTTATATCCATTGGCCATATGTGTGTAAAGGAAACTTCATCTTCGCGTCTAAATATTGCCCTTGACTTGAGTTTCAGTCTTTGCCGGTCCAAG GTTGAGGATGTCCTCTTTGCTGTTGGCGAGGCTCTATCATTTCTGTGGGGTGGTGTTCCAGTGACTGCTGATTTGATTCTCAAAGctaattattcactttccatgGCTTCAAACTTTCTTATGGGAGATGTGAACTCATCTCTATCAAAAAATAGCCATATTGAAACAAATGAAGCCGAGGAAGATCGTTATGCTATGGTTAGAGATGCAATTACTAAAAAGCTCTTTGATGATCTTCTATACAgcacaagaaaagaagaacGTTGTGCTGGAACTGTTTGGTTATTATCAATTACAATGTATTGTGGCCATAACCCTGCTGTTCAGAAAATGCTTCCAGACATTCAG GAGGCTTTTTCACATCTTCTCGGTGAACAAAATGAACTTACACAGGAGCTGGCCTCGCAAGGGATGAGCATTGTGTATGAACTTGGTGATGCCTCAATGAAGGAAAACTTGGTGCATGCACTTGTTAACTCTCTAACTGGTTCAGGGAAGAGGAAAAGAGCTATCAAG cTCGTTGAAGACTCTGAAGTGTTTCAAGAGGGAGTTATTGGTGAAGGTCTTAGTGGAGGGAAACTCAGCACGTATAAGGAGCTTTGCAACGTAGCGAATGAGATGGGACAGCCAGATCTAATTTATAAGTTTATGGATCTGGCTAATTATCAAGCTTCTTTAAATTCCAAGAGGGGTGCTGCCTTTGGATTTTCAAAGATAGCAAAGCAAGCAGGAGATGCTCTAAAACCACACCTACGTTCATTGATTCCAAGGCTTGTGCGGTACCAATACGATCCTGATAAAAATGTGCAG GATGCTATGGCACACATATGGAAGTCACTTGTGGCAGATTCAAAGAAAACCATTGATGAAAACTTGGACCTTATTGTTGATGATTTGTTAATACAATGTGGATCCCGGCTTTGGCGCTCCCGTGAGTCATCCTGTCTTGCCCTTGCAGATATTATCCAGGGGCGAAAGTTTGATCAG GTTGCGAAGCATTTAAGGAAATTATGGTCAGCAGCATTCCGTGCCATGGATGACATAAAAGAGACTGTTCGAAACTCTGGGGATAAGTTATGTCGTGCTTTAACTTCATTGACAGTGAGGCTTTCTGATGTCTCCCTAACTGGTGTATCAGAGGCACGCCAAACAATGGATATTGTTCTGCCGTTTTTGCTTACAGAAGGAATACTAAGTAAAGTTGACAGTATCCGGAAAGCATCTATTGGAATTGTTATGAAGCTAGCAAAG GGTGCAGGGATTGCAATCCGTCCGCATTTATCTGATTTAGTTTGCTGCATGCTGGAAAGTTTATCAAGCCTTGAGGACCAAGGGCTTAACTATGTTGAG TTGCATGCAGCAAATGTTGGAATACAGACAGAGAAGCTTGAAAACTTGAGAATTTCAATTGCAAAAGGCTCTCCCATGTGGGAAACTCTGGATCTATGCATAAAAGTTGTGGATTCAGAAGCATTAGATCAATTGGTTCCTCGCCTTGCTCAGTTGGTTCGATCTGGAGTTGGCCTCAATACaag GGTTGGTATTGCCAGCTTTATTACATTACTAGTTCAAAAAGTTGGTGTTGAAATCAAACCATATACAAGCAGGCTACTGAGGCTATTGTTTCCGGTTGTCAAGGACGAAAAAAGTGCTGCATCAAAACGTGCCTTTGCCAGTGCTTGTGCAATTGTTTTAAAGCATGCAGCACCTACGCAGGCTGAAATGTTGATCGACGACAGTGCAGCTTTGCATAATGGCGATAAAAATGCTCAAGTTTCATGtgcaattttattaaaaagctATTCATCCATGGCCTCAGATGTTGTGAGTGGATATCTTGCAGCAATTATTCCAGTTATTTTTATCTCAAG ATTCGAGGATGACAAGTTTGTTTCTGGCCTGTTTGAAGAGTTGTGGGAAGAGCATACAAGTAGTGAAAGGGTAGCCCTCCAGTTGTACTTGGAAGAAATTGTTTCGTTGATTTGTGAAGGCATTGGATCATCATCGTGGGCAAGTAAAAAGAGG TCAGCCCAGGCAATCTCCAAGCTCAGTGAGGTTTTAGGTGAATCCCTGTCTTCTCACTATCATGTCTTGCTCCAATCTCTTATGAAAGAGATTCCTGGTCGGTTATGGGAG GGAAAGGATGCTCTATTACATGCAATAGCTGCTCTTTCTGTGTCTTGCCATAAAGCAATTTCAAGTGATGATCCTGCCACTATGAATGAAATTTTGAGCGTAGTATCTTCTGCATGcacaaaaaaagcaaagaaataccGTGAAGCAGCTCTCTCTTGTCTTGAACAG GTTGTAAAAGCCTTTGGTAATCAAGAGTTCTTTAATGTGGTTTTTCCGTTATTATATGAGATGTTCACTTCTGGCACTCTCACTCAGTCTGGGAAAGCAACTTTGGTTGTTGATGCTGCTAAAGCAG AAGAAGATCAAGTTGAAAAGTTTTCTGTTCCGCACaacaaagttttggactgcaTGACAGCCTGCATCCACGTGGCACATATAAATGATATTGTTGGGCAACAGAAGAACTTAATGCATGTGTTCATTGCCACCATGTCATCTGGACTTCCGTGGACAG TCAAAATATCTGCACTTTCATCAACAAAGGAACTTTGTTCAAGGCTTCAGAAAGTTCTGGATGACTCTCAAGAATCTCCCGCAAATGCCAACATAATTTCTTTAGTTCAGGAG TTGTTTCTCTCAATGCCACCTCAAATAGTTGAATGCATAAGCACAGTTAAGGTTGCCCAG GTTCACGTCAGTGCTTCAGAGTCCCTTCTTGTGATCATCAAGCTGTACCAAAAGCTCCGACCAATACGTTTTATAGATGTACAATTTAAGGATGAGCTTGTTCATCTGTACGAGGTAGAGAAGAACGGTGAAGCGAAGTCCTTGTTGAAAAAATGTATTGACACGCttgaaaacttaaaacaagAGAGTGTTCAAGATGACTCAATGTGTATGTCATAA
- the LOC18779609 gene encoding proteasome-associated protein ECM29 homolog isoform X1, producing MAETSSSSSSTKSDEEKVEMLDRLLTRLALCDDSKLQPLLSKLLPFTVSSLSSNSSAVRNKVLEILSHVNKRVKHQPEIALPLSELWNIYSEANAASMVRNFCILYIEMAMDRADTKEKENLAATLLSGVSKLPLQHHEIILRLATKVMGECHSSGVNDEVAAKYKTICYSQDRKLFLEFCLHTILYQQSSQSRECPPGLSIAQTHSVTGKQPLKSDILLTRKLGILNVIEAMELAPELVYPLYVAASVDCQEPVVKRGEELLKKKAAGANLDDSDLINTLFLLFNGTAGAQNVAPESRVTPANPALKAKLVSIFCRSITAANSFPSTLQCIFGCIYGSDTTSRLKQLGMEFTVWVFKHSKIDQLKLMGPVILSGILKSLDTVSSSESDVTVRDSKTFAYQAIGLLSQRMPQLFRDKIDMAVRLFDALKVETQHFRLSIQEATNSLATAYKGAPSTVLKDLETLLLKNSQEEQSEVRFCVMRWATSLFDLQHCPSRFICMLGAADTKLDIREIALEGLLLVKDDGQSMSQKQDLVYPKLGVMLDFILSQQPNLLESAEMREQKLHFPSKTYLVMIEFLLKCFESELEQNISIKGLSDFQSSVEALCLLLEHAMAFEGSVELHARASKALIAIGSCMPKLIASRYAQKVSWLKQLLSHVDLDTREAAARLLGFASSALAMAESSALISELIASVSGRHKLRFEAQHGALCAVGYVTADCMSRTPAIPDTLFQSTLKCLVDVANSETAALASVAIQALGHIGLIVPLPSLIIDSNSVDILTVLHEKLRKLLSGDDTKAIQKIVISIGHMCVKETSSSRLNIALDLSFSLCRSKVEDVLFAVGEALSFLWGGVPVTADLILKANYSLSMASNFLMGDVNSSLSKNSHIETNEAEEDRYAMVRDAITKKLFDDLLYSTRKEERCAGTVWLLSITMYCGHNPAVQKMLPDIQEAFSHLLGEQNELTQELASQGMSIVYELGDASMKENLVHALVNSLTGSGKRKRAIKLVEDSEVFQEGVIGEGLSGGKLSTYKELCNVANEMGQPDLIYKFMDLANYQASLNSKRGAAFGFSKIAKQAGDALKPHLRSLIPRLVRYQYDPDKNVQDAMAHIWKSLVADSKKTIDENLDLIVDDLLIQCGSRLWRSRESSCLALADIIQGRKFDQVAKHLRKLWSAAFRAMDDIKETVRNSGDKLCRALTSLTVRLSDVSLTGVSEARQTMDIVLPFLLTEGILSKVDSIRKASIGIVMKLAKGAGIAIRPHLSDLVCCMLESLSSLEDQGLNYVELHAANVGIQTEKLENLRISIAKGSPMWETLDLCIKVVDSEALDQLVPRLAQLVRSGVGLNTRVGIASFITLLVQKVGVEIKPYTSRLLRLLFPVVKDEKSAASKRAFASACAIVLKHAAPTQAEMLIDDSAALHNGDKNAQVSCAILLKSYSSMASDVVSGYLAAIIPVIFISRFEDDKFVSGLFEELWEEHTSSERVALQLYLEEIVSLICEGIGSSSWASKKRSAQAISKLSEVLGESLSSHYHVLLQSLMKEIPGRLWEGKDALLHAIAALSVSCHKAISSDDPATMNEILSVVSSACTKKAKKYREAALSCLEQVVKAFGNQEFFNVVFPLLYEMFTSGTLTQSGKATLVVDAAKAEEDQVEKFSVPHNKVLDCMTACIHVAHINDIVGQQKNLMHVFIATMSSGLPWTVKISALSSTKELCSRLQKVLDDSQESPANANIISLVQELFLSMPPQIVECISTVKVAQVHVSASESLLVIIKLYQKLRPIRFIDVQFKDELVHLYEVEKNGEAKSLLKKCIDTLENLKQESVQDDSMCMS from the exons ATGGCGGAAACATCATCGTCGTCGTCTTCAACAAAGTCGGATGAAGAAAAAGTAGAGATGCTGGACCGCTTGCTCACACGTCTGGCTCTCTGCGACGACTCCAAGCTCCAACCCTTACTTTCCAAGCTTCTCCCCTTCACTGtttcctctctttcttctaACTCCTCCGCCGTCCGCAACAAG GTTCTTGAGATATTGAGTCACGTGAACAAGAGAGTAAAGCATCAACCTGAGATTGCTTTACCCTTATCAGAGTTATGGAATATATATTCAGAAGCTAATGCTGCTTCAATGGTGAGGAATTTCTGCATCCTCTATATCGAGATGGCAATGGATCGTGCTGATACAAAG gaaaaagaaaatttggcaGCTACACTTCTGTCCGGTGTTTCCAAACTCCCTCTTCAGCACCACGAAATTATACTCAGACTCGCTACCAAG GTCATGGGTGAGTGTCACTCAAGTGGTGTAAATGATGAAGTTGCTGCAAAGTATAAAACGATATGTTATTCTCAGGACAGGAAGTTGTTTCTTGAATTTTGCCTTCATACAATTTTGTATCAACAATCATCTCAAAG CAGAGAATGCCCACCTGGACTTTCGATTGCTCAAACCCACAGTGTTACAGGGAAACAACCATTGAAAAGTGATATACTTCTAACAAGAAAG TTAGGGATCTTGAATGTTATTGAGGCTATGGAGCTGGCCCCTGAGCTTGTTTATCCTCTATATGTGGCTGCCTCTGTAGACTG TCAAGAGCCTGTTGTTAAGAGAGGGGAAGAGCTTCTAAAGAAGAAGGCTGCTGGAGCCAACTTAGATGATTCAGACCTCATAAACAcactttttttgttatttaatg GTACTGCTGGAGCTCAAAATGTTGCTCCCGAATCTAGAGTCACTCCTGCAAATCCTGCTTTGAAAGCAAAACTTGTATCTATTTTCTGCCGGTCTATTACAGCAGCAAACAGTTTCCCTTCAACTTTGCAGTGCATTTTTGGTTGCATATATG GAAGTGATACCACATCAAGGTTGAAGCAGTTGGGAATGGAATTCACCGTCTGGGTGTTTAAACAT TCAAAGATTGATCAACTTAAACTCATGGGCCCTGTTATTCTGAGTGGAATTCTGAAGTCACTTGATACAGTTTCAAGTTCAGAATCAG ATGTTACTGTGAGGGACTCCAAAACTTTTGCTTATCAAGCAATTGGGTTGCTTTCACAGCGTATGCCTCAACTTTTCAG AGATAAGATTGACATGGCTGTGCGCCTTTTCGATGCACTGAAGGTGGAGACCCAGCATTTTCGCCTCAGTATTCAGGAAGCAACCAATTCCCTTGCCACTGCTTACAAG GGAGCTCCATCAACAGTGTTAAAGGATCTGGAGACACTTTTGCTGAAAAATTCTCAAGAG GAACAAAGCGAAGTACGATTCTGTGTAATGAGATGGGCGACTTCTTTATTTGATTTGCAACATTGTCCAAGTCGTTTTATTTGTATGCTTGGGGCAGCTGATACTAAATTGGATATAAG GGAGATAGCACTTGAAGGCCTTTTACTTGTTAAAGATGATGGGCAAAGTATGAGTCAGAAGCAGGATCTGGtttatccaaaacttggagtcATGCTAGATTTTATTCTTAGTCAGCAGCCAAACTTGTTAGAATCAGCTGAGATGAGGGAGCAGAAACttcattttccttcaaaaaCGTATCTAGTTATGATTGAATTTCTGTTGAAGTGCTTTGAGTCAGAATTGGAGCAAAACATTTCTATTAAAGGATTATCTGATTTTCAGTCTTCAGTAGAAGCACTGTGTTTACTTCTAGAACATGCTATGGCCTTTGAAGGGTCTGTCGAGTTGCATGCCAGGGCTTCCAAGGCTTTAATTGCAATTGGATCTTGTATGCCCAAG CTGATAGCTTCACGCTATGCACAAAAGGTTTCATGGCTAAAGCAATTACTGAGTCATGTTGACTTGGATACCCGTGAAGCTGCAGCACGTTTACTTGGGTTTGCTTCTTCTGCTCTTGCTATGGCTGAATCATCTGCTCTTATCTCTGAGCTAATTGCCTCAGTTAGTGGAAGGCATAAGCTAAG GTTTGAGGCTCAGCATGGAGCATTATGTGCAGTAGGATATGTAACTGCTGATTGTATGTCTCGAACACCTGCT ATCCCAGACACACTGTTTCAAAGTACACTAAAGTGCCTTGTTGATGTTGCTAATAGTGAGACTGCAGCACTAGCTTCAGTGGCGATCCAAGCCTTAGGTCATATTGGGCTGATTGTTCCATTGCCTTCACTTATTATTGATTCGAATTCAG TTGATATTCTGACGGTTCTACATGAGAAATTGAGAAAGCTACTCAGTGGTGATGATACTAAAGCAATTCAAAAAATTGTTATATCCATTGGCCATATGTGTGTAAAGGAAACTTCATCTTCGCGTCTAAATATTGCCCTTGACTTGAGTTTCAGTCTTTGCCGGTCCAAG GTTGAGGATGTCCTCTTTGCTGTTGGCGAGGCTCTATCATTTCTGTGGGGTGGTGTTCCAGTGACTGCTGATTTGATTCTCAAAGctaattattcactttccatgGCTTCAAACTTTCTTATGGGAGATGTGAACTCATCTCTATCAAAAAATAGCCATATTGAAACAAATGAAGCCGAGGAAGATCGTTATGCTATGGTTAGAGATGCAATTACTAAAAAGCTCTTTGATGATCTTCTATACAgcacaagaaaagaagaacGTTGTGCTGGAACTGTTTGGTTATTATCAATTACAATGTATTGTGGCCATAACCCTGCTGTTCAGAAAATGCTTCCAGACATTCAG GAGGCTTTTTCACATCTTCTCGGTGAACAAAATGAACTTACACAGGAGCTGGCCTCGCAAGGGATGAGCATTGTGTATGAACTTGGTGATGCCTCAATGAAGGAAAACTTGGTGCATGCACTTGTTAACTCTCTAACTGGTTCAGGGAAGAGGAAAAGAGCTATCAAG cTCGTTGAAGACTCTGAAGTGTTTCAAGAGGGAGTTATTGGTGAAGGTCTTAGTGGAGGGAAACTCAGCACGTATAAGGAGCTTTGCAACGTAGCGAATGAGATGGGACAGCCAGATCTAATTTATAAGTTTATGGATCTGGCTAATTATCAAGCTTCTTTAAATTCCAAGAGGGGTGCTGCCTTTGGATTTTCAAAGATAGCAAAGCAAGCAGGAGATGCTCTAAAACCACACCTACGTTCATTGATTCCAAGGCTTGTGCGGTACCAATACGATCCTGATAAAAATGTGCAG GATGCTATGGCACACATATGGAAGTCACTTGTGGCAGATTCAAAGAAAACCATTGATGAAAACTTGGACCTTATTGTTGATGATTTGTTAATACAATGTGGATCCCGGCTTTGGCGCTCCCGTGAGTCATCCTGTCTTGCCCTTGCAGATATTATCCAGGGGCGAAAGTTTGATCAG GTTGCGAAGCATTTAAGGAAATTATGGTCAGCAGCATTCCGTGCCATGGATGACATAAAAGAGACTGTTCGAAACTCTGGGGATAAGTTATGTCGTGCTTTAACTTCATTGACAGTGAGGCTTTCTGATGTCTCCCTAACTGGTGTATCAGAGGCACGCCAAACAATGGATATTGTTCTGCCGTTTTTGCTTACAGAAGGAATACTAAGTAAAGTTGACAGTATCCGGAAAGCATCTATTGGAATTGTTATGAAGCTAGCAAAG GGTGCAGGGATTGCAATCCGTCCGCATTTATCTGATTTAGTTTGCTGCATGCTGGAAAGTTTATCAAGCCTTGAGGACCAAGGGCTTAACTATGTTGAG TTGCATGCAGCAAATGTTGGAATACAGACAGAGAAGCTTGAAAACTTGAGAATTTCAATTGCAAAAGGCTCTCCCATGTGGGAAACTCTGGATCTATGCATAAAAGTTGTGGATTCAGAAGCATTAGATCAATTGGTTCCTCGCCTTGCTCAGTTGGTTCGATCTGGAGTTGGCCTCAATACaag GGTTGGTATTGCCAGCTTTATTACATTACTAGTTCAAAAAGTTGGTGTTGAAATCAAACCATATACAAGCAGGCTACTGAGGCTATTGTTTCCGGTTGTCAAGGACGAAAAAAGTGCTGCATCAAAACGTGCCTTTGCCAGTGCTTGTGCAATTGTTTTAAAGCATGCAGCACCTACGCAGGCTGAAATGTTGATCGACGACAGTGCAGCTTTGCATAATGGCGATAAAAATGCTCAAGTTTCATGtgcaattttattaaaaagctATTCATCCATGGCCTCAGATGTTGTGAGTGGATATCTTGCAGCAATTATTCCAGTTATTTTTATCTCAAG ATTCGAGGATGACAAGTTTGTTTCTGGCCTGTTTGAAGAGTTGTGGGAAGAGCATACAAGTAGTGAAAGGGTAGCCCTCCAGTTGTACTTGGAAGAAATTGTTTCGTTGATTTGTGAAGGCATTGGATCATCATCGTGGGCAAGTAAAAAGAGG TCAGCCCAGGCAATCTCCAAGCTCAGTGAGGTTTTAGGTGAATCCCTGTCTTCTCACTATCATGTCTTGCTCCAATCTCTTATGAAAGAGATTCCTGGTCGGTTATGGGAG GGAAAGGATGCTCTATTACATGCAATAGCTGCTCTTTCTGTGTCTTGCCATAAAGCAATTTCAAGTGATGATCCTGCCACTATGAATGAAATTTTGAGCGTAGTATCTTCTGCATGcacaaaaaaagcaaagaaataccGTGAAGCAGCTCTCTCTTGTCTTGAACAG GTTGTAAAAGCCTTTGGTAATCAAGAGTTCTTTAATGTGGTTTTTCCGTTATTATATGAGATGTTCACTTCTGGCACTCTCACTCAGTCTGGGAAAGCAACTTTGGTTGTTGATGCTGCTAAAGCAG AAGAAGATCAAGTTGAAAAGTTTTCTGTTCCGCACaacaaagttttggactgcaTGACAGCCTGCATCCACGTGGCACATATAAATGATATTGTTGGGCAACAGAAGAACTTAATGCATGTGTTCATTGCCACCATGTCATCTGGACTTCCGTGGACAG TCAAAATATCTGCACTTTCATCAACAAAGGAACTTTGTTCAAGGCTTCAGAAAGTTCTGGATGACTCTCAAGAATCTCCCGCAAATGCCAACATAATTTCTTTAGTTCAGGAG TTGTTTCTCTCAATGCCACCTCAAATAGTTGAATGCATAAGCACAGTTAAGGTTGCCCAG GTTCACGTCAGTGCTTCAGAGTCCCTTCTTGTGATCATCAAGCTGTACCAAAAGCTCCGACCAATACGTTTTATAGATGTACAATTTAAGGATGAGCTTGTTCATCTGTACGAGGTAGAGAAGAACGGTGAAGCGAAGTCCTTGTTGAAAAAATGTATTGACACGCttgaaaacttaaaacaagAGAGTGTTCAAGATGACTCAATGTGTATGTCATAA